In Prescottella soli, a genomic segment contains:
- a CDS encoding DUF4383 domain-containing protein: MDEGLARTTTQVVTIAVSVAVLLIGVLGFVPGVTSGLGDIAWAGPGSDAHMLGWADVSVLHNVAHITTGVIGLALARTLASAEMFLIGAGLVAILTGVYGLVIDSDTASNFLPIDRVASWLHLVVGVTFVFLGVALPRHDDGPTDATYR, from the coding sequence ATGGACGAGGGCCTCGCCCGAACCACCACCCAAGTGGTCACGATCGCCGTCTCCGTGGCCGTCCTGTTGATCGGTGTCCTCGGATTCGTCCCCGGAGTCACGTCCGGACTGGGCGACATCGCCTGGGCCGGTCCCGGCTCGGACGCGCACATGCTCGGCTGGGCGGACGTGTCCGTCCTCCACAACGTCGCGCACATCACCACGGGCGTCATCGGCCTCGCGCTGGCCCGCACACTGGCGTCCGCCGAGATGTTCCTCATCGGCGCAGGCCTGGTGGCGATCCTGACGGGCGTGTACGGGCTGGTCATCGACTCCGACACCGCGTCGAACTTCCTGCCGATCGACCGTGTCGCCAGCTGGCTCCACCTCGTCGTCGGGGTGACGTTCGTGTTCCTCGGGGTCGCGCTACCGCGACACGACGACGGCCCTACAGATGCGACGTATCGTTGA
- a CDS encoding dicarboxylate/amino acid:cation symporter has translation MSAPTLDAPRRALPKWATSFGPQIVAGLILGVLIGLIARSMPDAADGNENWLVGTVKTIGSSYVALLTVAVIPLIFTAVVSSIANLRNVANAARLAVQTLLWFAITAFIAVLVGLAVGLITHPGANTTVDAAQATAPKTGGSWWAFLTGLVPQNFLGLGAKTTVTGDAASGLSATTSLSFNVLQLLVVAIAIGIAALKVGEKAEPFLNFNAALLAIVQKGLWWIIRLAPIGTAALIAKAVATYGWDAIGQLGVFTVAVYIGLAIVFFVVYPILIRVHGLSVKNFFSGVWPATQLGFVSRSSIGTLPLTERVTERNLGVPREYASFAVPLGATTKMDGCAAVYPAIAAIFVAEFYGVDLSLTDYLLIIVVSVIGSAATAGTTGATVMLTLTLSTLGLPLAGVGLLLAVEPIVDMGRTAVNVTGQALVPTIVAKREKILDEDLYNAPRTGDPFADETLELAR, from the coding sequence ATGTCGGCCCCCACCCTCGACGCGCCCCGGCGCGCCCTGCCCAAGTGGGCAACCTCCTTCGGTCCCCAGATCGTCGCGGGTCTGATCCTCGGCGTCCTCATCGGCCTGATCGCCCGGTCCATGCCGGACGCCGCCGACGGCAACGAGAACTGGCTCGTCGGCACCGTCAAGACGATCGGTTCCAGCTACGTCGCGCTGCTCACCGTCGCGGTGATCCCGCTGATCTTCACGGCCGTCGTGAGTTCCATCGCGAACCTGCGCAACGTCGCGAACGCCGCCCGTCTCGCGGTGCAGACGCTGCTGTGGTTCGCGATCACCGCCTTCATCGCGGTGCTCGTCGGCCTCGCGGTCGGTCTGATCACCCATCCCGGCGCCAACACGACGGTCGACGCCGCGCAGGCGACGGCGCCCAAGACCGGGGGATCGTGGTGGGCGTTCCTCACAGGCCTCGTGCCGCAGAACTTCCTCGGCCTCGGCGCCAAGACCACGGTCACCGGTGACGCCGCGTCGGGCCTGTCGGCGACGACGTCGCTCAGCTTCAACGTCCTGCAGTTGCTCGTCGTCGCGATCGCGATCGGCATCGCCGCCCTCAAGGTCGGGGAGAAGGCCGAACCGTTCCTGAACTTCAACGCCGCGCTCCTCGCGATCGTGCAGAAGGGCCTCTGGTGGATCATCCGCCTCGCCCCGATCGGCACCGCGGCCCTCATCGCGAAGGCCGTCGCGACCTACGGCTGGGACGCCATCGGCCAGCTCGGTGTCTTCACCGTCGCCGTGTACATCGGCCTCGCGATCGTGTTCTTCGTGGTGTACCCAATCCTCATTCGCGTCCACGGACTCTCGGTGAAGAACTTCTTCTCGGGGGTGTGGCCGGCCACGCAGCTGGGCTTCGTGTCCCGATCGTCGATCGGCACGCTGCCGCTCACCGAGCGGGTGACCGAGCGCAACCTCGGTGTGCCGCGCGAGTACGCCTCGTTCGCCGTGCCGCTGGGCGCCACCACCAAGATGGACGGCTGCGCCGCCGTCTACCCGGCGATCGCCGCGATCTTCGTCGCAGAGTTCTACGGCGTCGATCTCAGCCTGACCGACTACCTGCTCATCATCGTGGTGTCGGTGATCGGATCGGCGGCCACCGCCGGCACGACCGGCGCGACCGTCATGCTCACGCTGACCCTGTCCACGCTGGGGCTGCCGCTCGCCGGTGTCGGTCTGCTGCTCGCGGTCGAGCCGATCGTCGACATGGGCCGCACCGCCGTGAACGTCACCGGGCAGGCACTGGTGCCGACGATCGTCGCGAAGCGGGAGAAGATCCTCGACGAGGACCTGTACAACGCACCCCGCACGGGTGACCCGTTCGCCGACGAGACGCTCGAACTCGCCCGCTGA
- the tnpA gene encoding IS200/IS605 family transposase codes for MHWCHDRNLRYSPGRQAVWECHAHLVFVTKYRRGVFTDEILRDCETIMRDVCDKFGCELREFNGEDDHVHLLISFPATVQLSRLINSLKGVSSRHLRRDHADHLDYYLWGGHLWSRSYYCGTAGGAPLSTITEYVQSQRRPI; via the coding sequence ATACATTGGTGTCATGACAGAAATCTCCGCTATTCGCCTGGACGCCAAGCAGTTTGGGAATGCCACGCCCATTTGGTGTTCGTGACGAAGTATCGGCGGGGCGTGTTCACCGACGAGATTCTGCGCGACTGCGAGACCATCATGCGCGACGTGTGCGACAAGTTCGGTTGCGAACTACGCGAGTTCAACGGAGAAGACGACCACGTCCACCTCCTCATCAGCTTCCCCGCCACCGTCCAGCTGTCCCGCCTGATCAACTCCCTCAAAGGTGTCTCCTCGAGACACCTGAGACGCGACCACGCCGACCACCTCGACTACTACCTGTGGGGAGGGCACCTCTGGTCACGCTCCTACTACTGCGGAACCGCAGGCGGCGCACCGCTGTCGACGATCACCGAGTACGTCCAGTCTCAACGACGACCAATCTGA
- a CDS encoding RNA-guided endonuclease InsQ/TnpB family protein, with protein MLKRYRYRAYPTPGQEKDLARLFGCVRVAWNDALAARETARAAGSPVPSRAELSAALTASKRIPARAWLAEVSSVPLQQALADLHRAYGAFFDSRTGKRRGRAVGAPRLKKRTHRQSVRFTRNAGFKIAETAHGVGLVALPKIGRIRFEASRLLPSDPSSVTVTREADGRFYVSFVVDVPDTPLQELQTVAGVDLGLIDLATIVRSDGTREKIDHPRHLRVAERRLARAQKALSRKRKGSQNRAKARIRVAGLHRKVRETRLDHHHKLARRLVHENQVVAVEDLAVSGLARTRLAKSVHDAGWSILVRLLEEKASQCGRQVVKVNRWFPSTRTCSQCGAVGEAKPLHVRGWECECGACLDRDYNAAVNIIDAAGLAESLNACGGDVRLRLAAADPDETGTRRTDPTPAGEAA; from the coding sequence GTGTTGAAACGCTACCGTTATCGGGCGTATCCGACGCCGGGGCAGGAGAAGGACCTGGCCCGGTTGTTCGGGTGTGTGCGGGTGGCGTGGAACGACGCGCTCGCTGCGCGTGAGACGGCCCGCGCGGCGGGATCTCCGGTGCCGTCGCGGGCAGAGCTGTCGGCGGCGTTGACGGCGTCGAAGCGGATACCGGCGCGCGCCTGGTTGGCTGAAGTGTCCTCGGTGCCGTTGCAGCAGGCGCTGGCGGATTTGCATCGCGCGTACGGAGCGTTCTTCGATTCCCGGACCGGGAAGCGGCGCGGACGGGCTGTGGGTGCGCCGCGGTTGAAGAAGCGAACCCACCGCCAATCGGTTCGGTTCACCCGCAACGCGGGGTTCAAGATCGCCGAGACCGCACATGGGGTGGGTTTGGTGGCGTTGCCGAAGATCGGACGGATCCGTTTCGAGGCGTCACGACTGCTGCCGTCGGATCCCTCGTCGGTGACGGTGACCCGAGAGGCCGACGGCCGCTTCTACGTGTCGTTCGTCGTCGACGTTCCAGACACCCCGCTGCAGGAGCTGCAAACGGTGGCGGGGGTCGATCTCGGGCTCATCGACCTGGCCACGATCGTGCGATCGGACGGGACGCGGGAGAAGATCGACCACCCGAGACACCTACGGGTTGCGGAGCGGCGGTTGGCGCGTGCGCAGAAAGCGTTGTCGCGGAAGCGGAAAGGATCGCAGAACAGGGCCAAGGCCCGGATCCGGGTTGCCGGTCTGCATCGGAAGGTGCGCGAGACGCGTCTCGATCATCATCACAAGCTCGCTCGGCGGTTGGTCCACGAGAACCAAGTGGTCGCCGTCGAGGATCTTGCGGTGTCGGGACTGGCGCGGACCCGTTTGGCGAAGTCGGTGCACGATGCTGGATGGTCGATCCTGGTGCGGTTGCTCGAGGAGAAGGCCTCCCAGTGCGGGCGGCAGGTCGTGAAAGTGAATCGGTGGTTCCCGTCGACCCGCACATGCTCCCAGTGCGGGGCAGTGGGTGAGGCGAAGCCGCTGCACGTCCGCGGCTGGGAGTGTGAGTGCGGCGCCTGCCTTGACCGCGACTACAACGCCGCAGTGAACATCATCGACGCCGCCGGGCTGGCGGAGTCGTTAAACGCTTGTGGAGGGGACGTAAGACTCCGGCTTGCTGCAGCGGACCCCGATGAAACAGGAACCCGCCGAACAGACCCCACCCCCGCGGGTGAGGCTGCGTAG
- a CDS encoding DUF1697 domain-containing protein, with product MTRYVALLRGINVGGINIKMADLRRVFTDLGFDDVKTVLASGNVLFTTDSADTAALKAGIESALRAAFRYEAWVFVLELDTVTRIVEAYPFDPERDGWHPYVMFTAEPAVLDGLLTVQGDLDPAIERIQGGDGVLYWEVERGRTLDSAFGKNTGKPKLKAVTTTRNLRTLVKLLN from the coding sequence ATGACCCGATACGTGGCACTCCTGCGTGGAATCAACGTCGGCGGCATCAACATCAAGATGGCCGATCTGCGGCGGGTCTTCACCGACCTCGGGTTCGACGACGTCAAGACCGTCCTCGCGTCGGGGAACGTCCTGTTCACCACGGACTCGGCCGACACCGCGGCGTTGAAGGCCGGCATCGAGTCCGCGCTGCGCGCGGCGTTCCGGTACGAGGCGTGGGTGTTCGTCCTCGAGCTGGACACGGTCACGCGGATCGTCGAGGCGTACCCGTTCGATCCCGAACGCGACGGCTGGCACCCGTACGTGATGTTCACCGCGGAGCCGGCCGTCCTCGACGGCCTGCTCACCGTGCAGGGCGACCTCGATCCCGCGATCGAGCGGATCCAGGGCGGAGACGGCGTCCTGTACTGGGAAGTCGAGCGCGGCCGGACGCTCGACAGCGCGTTCGGCAAGAACACCGGCAAGCCGAAACTCAAGGCCGTGACCACCACCCGCAATCTGCGGACGCTGGTGAAACTGCTGAATTGA
- a CDS encoding RNB domain-containing ribonuclease codes for MARVTAHGVDFDTVRAEFALRDEFSPEVLAEVAGAVDTRIGEREDRTDLALVTIDPPGSMDLDQALHLERTESGFVLHYAIADVAAVVLPGGALDSATRDRGQTFYLPDGSVPLHPRALSEDAASLLPDVVRPAALWRIELDGRAQPTSVAVTRALVRSVARFDYETVQAHSETGTLHPSIRSLPEFGRLRAVAAIERGAIELRLPEQRVVRHGDGWKVEIQPRTEADDWNAEVSLLTGMCAARLMLEAGVGLLRTMPPPPDSAVASLRRTAGALGVPWTDGRRVGDVLAALDPNTATSLVMMTEATTLLRGADYVAFDGELPAVQGHSGIGDSYAHVTAPLRRLSDRFTTEVCLAVSAGVEIPEWVRMALPSLPGVMRASDARANKVDRACVDLTEATLLAGRVGEVFDATVLRAAGDKRGAEVFVPAISVIAKCIGDPAEGDEVKVRLVGADVVGRSVQFAFPA; via the coding sequence ATGGCCCGGGTCACCGCGCACGGTGTCGACTTCGACACGGTGCGAGCTGAATTCGCCCTTCGTGACGAGTTCTCCCCCGAGGTGCTCGCCGAGGTGGCCGGTGCGGTGGACACGCGGATCGGCGAGCGCGAGGACCGGACCGATCTCGCGCTCGTGACGATCGACCCGCCGGGTTCGATGGATCTCGACCAGGCACTGCACCTCGAGCGGACCGAGTCCGGCTTCGTGCTGCACTACGCCATCGCCGACGTGGCGGCGGTCGTGCTGCCGGGCGGCGCGCTGGACAGCGCCACACGGGACCGTGGACAGACCTTCTACCTGCCGGACGGTTCGGTGCCGCTGCACCCGCGGGCCCTGTCGGAGGACGCGGCCAGTCTGCTGCCCGACGTCGTCCGTCCGGCCGCCCTGTGGCGGATCGAGCTCGACGGGCGGGCCCAGCCGACGTCGGTGGCCGTGACGAGGGCTCTCGTCCGCTCGGTCGCCCGCTTCGATTACGAGACGGTGCAGGCGCATTCGGAGACCGGGACCCTGCACCCGTCGATCAGGTCGCTGCCCGAGTTCGGCAGGCTGCGGGCGGTCGCGGCGATCGAGCGGGGCGCGATCGAACTGCGCCTGCCCGAGCAGCGGGTCGTGCGGCACGGCGACGGATGGAAGGTCGAGATCCAGCCGCGGACCGAGGCCGACGACTGGAACGCGGAGGTGTCCCTGCTGACGGGCATGTGCGCGGCCCGGTTGATGCTCGAGGCGGGGGTCGGCCTGCTGCGGACGATGCCGCCACCGCCGGACAGCGCGGTGGCTTCGCTGCGCCGCACAGCCGGCGCACTCGGCGTGCCCTGGACCGACGGTCGCCGCGTCGGCGACGTGCTCGCCGCGCTCGATCCGAACACCGCGACGTCGCTCGTGATGATGACGGAGGCGACGACCCTGCTCCGGGGCGCCGACTACGTCGCCTTCGACGGCGAGTTGCCCGCCGTGCAGGGGCATTCGGGGATCGGCGACTCCTACGCGCACGTCACGGCGCCGCTGCGGCGGCTGTCCGACCGGTTCACCACCGAGGTGTGCCTGGCGGTGTCCGCGGGGGTCGAGATCCCCGAATGGGTGCGGATGGCGCTGCCGAGCCTGCCCGGCGTGATGCGGGCGTCGGATGCGCGCGCGAACAAGGTGGACCGTGCCTGCGTCGACCTCACCGAAGCCACGCTGCTGGCCGGACGCGTCGGGGAGGTGTTCGACGCGACGGTCCTGCGGGCGGCGGGGGACAAGCGCGGCGCCGAGGTCTTCGTGCCCGCGATCTCGGTGATCGCCAAGTGCATCGGGGATCCGGCGGAGGGCGACGAGGTGAAGGTCCGGCTGGTCGGCGCCGACGTCGTGGGCCGCTCGGTGCAGTTCGCGTTCCCGGCGTAG